In the Lysinibacillus sp. PLM2 genome, one interval contains:
- a CDS encoding VOC family protein translates to MKAITYLQFEGKAEEALSFYEKALSATSVKMVRFGAFGQNPNAPLTEEEQNMIMESHIEFSGNILMISDVPPFMKATTGEVTKGNTVLISIIDADPEMNKQIFEGLSEGGTVIMPISSTPWSVSFGMLVDKFGILWKFNSDASKFLDGIAE, encoded by the coding sequence ATGAAAGCAATAACTTATCTACAATTTGAAGGGAAAGCAGAAGAAGCATTGTCCTTTTATGAAAAGGCATTATCAGCAACTAGCGTAAAAATGGTGAGATTTGGTGCCTTTGGTCAAAATCCAAATGCCCCATTAACGGAAGAAGAACAAAACATGATTATGGAATCTCATATTGAATTTTCAGGAAATATTTTAATGATCTCTGATGTTCCGCCTTTTATGAAAGCTACGACAGGCGAGGTCACAAAAGGGAATACGGTCTTAATCAGTATTATTGATGCTGATCCAGAAATGAATAAGCAAATTTTCGAAGGGCTTTCAGAAGGTGGGACTGTAATCATGCCGATATCTTCTACGCCATGGTCAGTTAGTTTTGGAATGTTAGTCGATAAATTCGGAATACTGTGGAAGTTTAATAGTGATGCAAGTAAATTTTTAGATGGTATTGCAGAATAA
- a CDS encoding DNA methylase: MKFAIIADIHGNKDALQAVLTDMKHRGIQTIYNLGDSLYGPLFPLETYDLLKNSDIQSIKGNCDRILLDPNTSNLTVQYVQSLLEDEHRTWISNLPSTLQTEDFYFCHGTPTSDEIYLLEEMSSSGSMLKKTEDIMNLVSDVTQRLIFCAHSHIPRVIYLPNDKVIINPGSVGLPAYEDELPIYHKMESGSPSANYTIITKLEDDWIIKQLHIPYNRDEAINKCEKNGRLDWASALKTGRI, encoded by the coding sequence ATGAAATTTGCAATAATAGCTGACATTCATGGAAATAAAGATGCCTTACAAGCCGTTCTAACAGATATGAAACACCGAGGAATTCAAACGATTTATAACCTAGGAGATAGCTTATACGGTCCACTATTTCCACTAGAAACTTATGACCTTTTAAAGAATTCTGATATTCAAAGTATTAAAGGAAATTGTGATCGAATTCTATTAGATCCCAACACGTCGAATTTAACAGTTCAATATGTACAAAGTTTATTAGAGGATGAGCATAGGACATGGATTTCAAACTTACCTAGTACTTTACAAACCGAGGATTTCTATTTTTGCCATGGAACACCTACAAGTGATGAAATTTATTTATTAGAGGAAATGAGTTCTAGTGGATCAATGCTTAAAAAAACAGAAGATATTATGAATTTAGTAAGTGATGTTACACAAAGGCTTATTTTTTGTGCACATTCACATATACCAAGAGTCATTTATCTTCCGAATGATAAAGTAATTATTAATCCAGGGAGTGTTGGGCTACCAGCCTATGAAGATGAATTACCAATCTATCACAAAATGGAATCAGGTTCACCTTCTGCTAATTATACAATTATCACAAAACTAGAAGATGATTGGATAATAAAACAATTACATATTCCTTATAATCGGGATGAAGCAATTAATAAATGTGAAAAAAATGGTCGTTTAGATTGGGCGAGCGCACTGAAAACAGGGAGAATTTAA